In the Gemmatimonadota bacterium genome, one interval contains:
- the hutU gene encoding urocanate hydratase, which produces MSPTARSVAGPRPVRAPRGTTLSCKGWQQEAALRMLMNNLDPDVAERPDDLVVYGGTGRAARSWEAFDAIVASLRALEHDETLIVQSGKPVAVFRTQPEAPRVLIANSNLVGRWATWDVFRELERKGLMMYGQMTAGSWIYIGSQGIVQGTYETFGAVARQHFGGSLAGRFVLTAGLGGMGGAQPLAATMCGGAILGVEVDESRIDKRLATGYCDRKTRELDEALRWIDEATAAGTALSVGLVGNAADVLPELVRRGVVPDVVTDQTSAHDMLNGYVPAGMSFDDATRLRLADPTEYVRRSTASAVVHVQAMLDLQARGAVTFDYGNNLRTVAFDAGLADAFAFPGFVPAYVRPLFCEGKGPFRWVALSGDPADIHRTDELALALFPDDEHLRRWITLAREKIHFQGLPARICWLGQGQRARFGVALNDLVASGELSAPIAIGRDHLDTGSVASPFRETESMKDGSDAIADWAILNAMVNVASGASWVSFHHGGGVGIGNSLHAGQVIVADGTPEMRRRLERVLTNDPGMGVARHADAGYELAIATARREGLTIPMLPPG; this is translated from the coding sequence ATGTCCCCTACGGCCCGATCGGTCGCCGGCCCACGCCCCGTCCGCGCCCCGCGCGGGACGACGCTCTCCTGCAAGGGCTGGCAGCAGGAGGCGGCGCTGCGCATGCTGATGAACAACCTCGACCCCGACGTGGCCGAGCGCCCGGACGACCTGGTGGTGTACGGGGGGACCGGGCGCGCCGCGCGGAGCTGGGAGGCGTTCGATGCCATCGTCGCGTCGTTGCGGGCGCTGGAGCACGACGAGACGCTGATCGTGCAGAGCGGGAAGCCGGTCGCCGTCTTTCGCACGCAACCCGAGGCCCCGCGCGTGCTCATCGCCAACAGCAACCTCGTGGGGCGCTGGGCGACGTGGGATGTCTTTCGCGAGTTGGAGCGAAAGGGGCTGATGATGTACGGGCAGATGACCGCGGGCTCGTGGATCTACATCGGCTCGCAGGGGATCGTGCAGGGGACGTACGAGACCTTCGGGGCCGTGGCACGCCAGCACTTCGGTGGGTCGCTCGCGGGGCGTTTCGTCCTCACCGCGGGACTCGGCGGGATGGGCGGGGCGCAGCCGCTCGCCGCGACGATGTGCGGCGGCGCGATCCTCGGGGTCGAGGTCGACGAGTCGCGCATCGACAAGCGGCTCGCCACCGGGTACTGCGACCGCAAGACGCGCGAACTCGATGAGGCGCTGCGCTGGATCGACGAGGCGACAGCCGCCGGCACGGCGCTGTCGGTGGGACTCGTCGGCAATGCCGCCGATGTGCTTCCCGAGCTCGTGCGCCGCGGCGTGGTCCCCGATGTGGTGACCGACCAGACCAGCGCGCACGACATGCTCAACGGCTACGTCCCGGCGGGGATGTCGTTCGACGACGCGACCCGGTTGCGCCTGGCGGACCCGACGGAGTACGTGCGCAGGTCGACCGCGTCGGCGGTCGTGCACGTGCAGGCCATGCTCGACCTGCAGGCGCGCGGCGCGGTGACGTTCGACTATGGCAACAATCTGCGCACTGTCGCCTTCGATGCCGGGCTGGCAGACGCCTTCGCCTTTCCGGGCTTTGTCCCGGCGTACGTGCGTCCGCTTTTCTGCGAGGGGAAGGGGCCGTTTCGCTGGGTGGCGCTCTCGGGCGATCCGGCCGACATCCACCGCACCGACGAGCTGGCCCTCGCGCTCTTCCCCGACGACGAACACCTGCGCCGGTGGATCACGCTGGCCCGCGAGAAGATTCACTTCCAGGGGCTCCCGGCGCGCATCTGCTGGTTGGGGCAGGGGCAACGCGCGCGCTTCGGCGTGGCGCTCAACGACCTCGTCGCGTCCGGAGAGCTGTCGGCGCCGATCGCCATCGGGCGTGACCACCTCGACACCGGGAGCGTGGCTTCGCCATTCCGGGAGACCGAGTCGATGAAGGACGGGAGCGATGCCATCGCCGACTGGGCGATCCTCAATGCCATGGTGAACGTGGCGAGTGGGGCGTCGTGGGTCTCGTTTCACCACGGCGGCGGTGTCGGGATCGGCAACTCGCTGCACGCCGGGCAGGTGATCGTGGCCGACGGAACGCCGGAGATGCGCCGGCGCCTTGAGCGGGTGCTCACCAACGATCCGGGGATGGGCGTCGCGCGCCACGCCGACGCCGGCTACGAGCTCGCCATCGCCACCGCCCGACGCGAGGGACTCACGATTCCCATGCTCCCGCCGGGGTGA
- a CDS encoding radical SAM protein: protein MLSSKYKPYHIPMFLAKYAWLVARRRPVLVHFEVTMRCNARCGFCDYWKTPADARETELKSFADAARYFNPMLVTFTGGEPLLRRDLEDLVSTVRDAIKLNYIMLITHGGMLSVERARSLWEAGVDQFNISLDYLDGRHDTARGIPGLTEKIFSTVAGMRAAGMHGIRFNAVIKNDNLDQLLPLVHRAAEVGAGVNFSVYTDFKNGNPDFLLQNGFARQAAEVIDELLAYKRKRRGIITNSDYYLEQIPRYLRGELREPCQSGIRTIHVDPTGQVKRCPDFPTDFHWTEFEQYREIDCNKCYYACRGEAQAPLRLSRVKDVFA from the coding sequence ATGTTAAGCAGCAAGTACAAGCCGTATCACATCCCGATGTTCCTCGCCAAGTACGCGTGGCTCGTGGCGCGCCGTCGCCCGGTCCTCGTGCACTTCGAGGTGACGATGCGCTGCAACGCGCGCTGTGGCTTCTGCGACTACTGGAAGACACCGGCCGACGCGCGCGAGACGGAGCTCAAGAGCTTTGCCGACGCGGCACGCTACTTCAACCCGATGCTGGTGACCTTCACGGGAGGCGAGCCCCTCCTGCGTCGCGATCTCGAGGACCTGGTCTCGACGGTGCGCGACGCCATCAAGCTCAACTACATCATGCTGATCACGCACGGCGGCATGCTCTCCGTAGAACGTGCGCGTTCGCTCTGGGAGGCCGGCGTCGATCAATTCAACATCTCGCTGGACTACCTCGATGGGCGCCACGACACGGCGCGCGGTATCCCCGGGCTCACCGAGAAGATCTTCAGCACCGTGGCCGGGATGCGGGCGGCCGGCATGCATGGGATTCGCTTCAACGCGGTGATCAAGAACGACAACCTGGACCAGCTCCTCCCGCTGGTGCATCGCGCGGCCGAGGTCGGGGCAGGGGTCAACTTCTCGGTCTACACCGACTTCAAGAACGGGAACCCCGATTTCCTGCTGCAGAACGGCTTCGCCCGGCAGGCGGCCGAGGTGATCGACGAGCTGCTGGCCTACAAGCGCAAGCGGCGCGGGATCATCACCAACTCCGACTACTATCTCGAGCAGATCCCCCGGTACCTGCGCGGGGAGCTGCGAGAGCCCTGCCAGTCGGGGATCCGGACGATCCATGTCGATCCCACCGGGCAGGTGAAGCGCTGTCCCGACTTCCCGACCGATTTCCACTGGACGGAGTTCGAGCAGTATCGCGAGATCGACTGCAACAAGTGCTATTACGCCTGCCGCGGCGAGGCCCAGGCTCCCCTGCGACTCTCGCGGGTCAAGGACGTCTTCGCCTGA
- a CDS encoding imidazolonepropionase: MPTRLFVNAAQVVTCAGPARARRGEELRDAGVLSGAAVAVEGARIAAVGNEDALRRTYSDAEVIDCGRGVLLPGLVDSHTHAIFGKARFEEQEMRAAGYDYMDIARRGGGIHASVRDLRSRSEDELVALALPRLRRLASYGATTVEVKSGYGLTLDDELKSLRAIQRLQGLLPLRLVPTFLGAHEIPLEWRGTPEGRADYVDLIVKEMIPRVVEGGLAQFADVFCEPGVFTLEETRAVLSAARAAGLRLKLHADELRPSGGAELAAQLGATSADHLAAISEPGVRALAASATVATMLPGTMLFLGKERQAPARALIDGGAAVALATDFNPGTSPTPNFPLILALAVSQLHLSVSEAVIAATVNGAAALALAEETGQLAPGYSADLALFDIEDVRELPYWYGDRRCRATWVRGVPCAA, translated from the coding sequence ATGCCCACACGCCTCTTCGTCAACGCCGCCCAAGTCGTCACCTGCGCCGGCCCTGCGCGCGCCCGGCGCGGGGAGGAACTCCGCGACGCCGGCGTGCTGTCCGGAGCCGCGGTGGCGGTGGAGGGGGCGAGAATTGCCGCCGTCGGGAACGAGGACGCGTTGCGTCGCACCTACAGCGACGCCGAGGTGATCGACTGCGGCCGCGGCGTCCTCCTCCCCGGCCTGGTCGATTCGCACACCCATGCGATCTTCGGAAAGGCGCGGTTCGAAGAGCAGGAAATGCGTGCCGCCGGTTACGACTACATGGACATCGCGCGGCGCGGGGGAGGGATCCACGCCTCGGTGCGCGACCTGCGCTCCCGCAGCGAAGATGAGCTGGTGGCCCTCGCGCTCCCGCGACTCCGGCGACTGGCCTCGTACGGCGCCACCACCGTCGAGGTCAAGTCGGGGTATGGGCTTACGCTCGACGACGAGCTCAAGAGCCTGCGGGCCATCCAGCGCCTGCAGGGGCTCCTTCCGCTGCGACTGGTCCCGACCTTCCTGGGGGCGCACGAAATTCCGCTCGAGTGGCGGGGGACCCCGGAAGGACGTGCCGATTACGTGGACTTGATCGTCAAGGAGATGATCCCACGGGTCGTCGAGGGTGGGCTCGCCCAGTTCGCGGACGTCTTCTGCGAGCCGGGGGTCTTCACCCTCGAGGAAACGCGGGCGGTATTGTCTGCCGCCCGTGCCGCCGGGCTGCGTCTCAAGCTGCACGCGGACGAACTGCGCCCCTCCGGGGGGGCAGAACTCGCCGCCCAGCTCGGCGCGACCTCGGCGGACCACCTCGCGGCGATCTCTGAACCGGGGGTTCGGGCGCTGGCCGCATCGGCGACCGTCGCCACGATGCTCCCGGGTACCATGCTGTTCCTCGGGAAGGAGCGACAGGCGCCTGCCCGGGCGCTCATCGACGGGGGGGCGGCCGTTGCCCTGGCAACGGACTTCAACCCCGGTACCTCCCCGACTCCGAACTTTCCGCTCATCCTCGCCCTTGCCGTGAGTCAGTTGCACCTGTCGGTATCCGAGGCCGTCATTGCCGCCACCGTGAATGGCGCGGCGGCGCTTGCGCTTGCCGAGGAGACCGGACAACTCGCCCCAGGCTACTCCGCCGACCTCGCCCTGTTCGACATCGAGGACGTGCGGGAGCTGCCGTATTGGTACGGCGACCGGCGCTGCCGGGCGACGTGGGTGCGCGGAGTGCCATGCGCGGCGTGA